In Pseudomonas hamedanensis, a single window of DNA contains:
- the dapE gene encoding succinyl-diaminopimelate desuccinylase, with protein sequence MTAHADLSPTLQLAIDLIRRPSVTPVDADCQKQMMQRLGDAGFTLEPMRIEDVDNFWATHGSNEGPVLCFAGHTDVVPTGPVTAWQIDPFNAVIDEHGMLCGRGAADMKGSLASMTVAAERFVADYPNHKGRVAFLITSDEEGPAHHGTKAVVERLVARNERLDWCIVGEPSSTTLVGDVVKNGRRGSLGAKLTVKGVQGHVAYPHLAKNPIHLAAPALAELAAEHWDHGNDFFPPTSFQISNLNSGTGATNVIPGDLVAVFNFRFSTKSTVEGLQKRVADILDKHGLDWHIDWALSGLPFLTEPGALLDAVSSSIKDITGRETKASTSGGTSDGRFIATMGTQVVELGPVNATIHQVNERVLAADLDVLTEIYYQTLIKLLA encoded by the coding sequence TGACTGCCAGAAGCAGATGATGCAGCGCCTGGGCGATGCCGGCTTCACCCTGGAGCCGATGCGCATCGAAGATGTGGATAACTTTTGGGCCACTCACGGCAGCAACGAGGGCCCGGTGCTTTGCTTCGCCGGCCACACCGATGTAGTGCCGACGGGTCCGGTCACCGCGTGGCAGATCGATCCATTCAACGCCGTGATCGACGAGCACGGCATGCTCTGCGGTCGTGGCGCAGCGGACATGAAAGGCAGCCTGGCATCGATGACCGTCGCCGCCGAACGCTTCGTTGCGGATTACCCGAACCACAAGGGCAGGGTCGCCTTCCTGATCACCAGCGACGAAGAAGGCCCGGCGCATCACGGCACCAAAGCCGTGGTCGAGCGCCTCGTTGCGCGCAACGAGCGTCTGGACTGGTGCATCGTTGGCGAGCCATCGAGCACCACGCTGGTCGGCGATGTGGTGAAAAACGGCCGTCGCGGCTCCCTCGGCGCCAAGCTCACGGTCAAAGGCGTGCAAGGTCACGTGGCCTACCCGCATCTGGCGAAGAACCCGATCCACCTCGCCGCTCCGGCACTGGCAGAACTGGCCGCCGAGCATTGGGACCACGGCAACGATTTCTTCCCGCCGACCAGTTTCCAGATTTCCAACCTCAATTCCGGCACCGGCGCGACCAACGTGATTCCGGGCGATCTGGTGGCGGTGTTCAACTTCCGTTTTTCCACAAAATCCACTGTCGAAGGCCTGCAGAAACGCGTTGCCGACATTCTCGACAAACACGGTCTGGACTGGCACATCGACTGGGCGCTGTCTGGTCTGCCGTTCCTCACCGAGCCGGGCGCGTTGCTCGATGCCGTGTCATCGAGCATCAAGGACATCACCGGTCGCGAAACCAAGGCGTCGACCAGCGGCGGTACATCCGATGGCCGCTTCATCGCGACCATGGGCACGCAAGTGGTTGAGCTGGGGCCGGTCAACGCGACCATTCACCAGGTCAACGAACGCGTACTGGCGGCGGATCTCGACGTGCTGACCGAGATCTACTACCAGACCCTGATCAAGTTGCTTGCCTGA
- a CDS encoding putative RNA methyltransferase: MLACPICSEPLNAVDNGVVCPAGHRFDRARQGYLNLLPVQHKNSRDPGDNQAMVEARRDFLNAGHYAPVARRLAELAAGYAPQRWVDIGCGEGYYTAQIAEALPNADGYALDISREAVKRACKRNPAITWLIASMARVPLASGSCQFLASVFSPLDWEEAKRLLSVGGGLMKVGPTRGHLMELRERLYDEVREYTDDKHLALVPEGMALAHSETLEFKLTLDKPEDRANLLAMTPHGWRASAERRAAVIEQAEPFVTTVSMRYDYFVLQ, encoded by the coding sequence ATGCTTGCGTGCCCGATCTGTAGTGAACCGCTCAACGCGGTAGACAACGGCGTAGTCTGCCCCGCCGGGCATCGTTTCGACCGCGCGCGCCAGGGTTATCTGAACCTGCTGCCGGTGCAGCACAAGAACAGCCGCGACCCCGGCGACAATCAGGCAATGGTCGAGGCGCGGCGTGATTTCCTCAACGCCGGGCATTACGCGCCGGTCGCCAGGCGTCTGGCGGAACTGGCGGCCGGTTATGCGCCGCAGCGCTGGGTCGACATCGGTTGTGGCGAGGGTTACTACACCGCGCAAATCGCCGAGGCTCTGCCCAACGCCGATGGCTACGCGCTGGATATCTCGCGCGAAGCCGTCAAACGCGCCTGCAAGCGCAATCCGGCGATCACCTGGTTGATTGCCAGCATGGCACGTGTGCCGTTGGCCTCGGGCAGTTGCCAGTTTCTGGCGAGTGTTTTCAGTCCGCTGGACTGGGAAGAGGCCAAGCGCTTGCTCAGCGTCGGCGGCGGCCTGATGAAAGTCGGCCCGACCCGCGGCCATCTGATGGAACTGCGCGAACGCCTGTACGACGAAGTGCGCGAATACACCGATGACAAGCACCTGGCCCTGGTGCCTGAGGGCATGGCGTTGGCGCACAGTGAAACCCTGGAGTTCAAGCTGACGCTGGACAAGCCTGAGGATCGCGCCAACCTGTTGGCGATGACGCCCCACGGCTGGCGCGCCAGTGCCGAACGCCGCGCAGCGGTGATCGAACAGGCCGAGCCGTTCGTGACCACCGTGTCGATGCGCTACGATTATTTCGTTCTTCAATAA